The Prunus persica cultivar Lovell chromosome G7, Prunus_persica_NCBIv2, whole genome shotgun sequence genome has a segment encoding these proteins:
- the LOC18769460 gene encoding biotin carboxyl carrier protein of acetyl-CoA carboxylase, chloroplastic isoform X2 — protein sequence MASSLATTSAAATTSTNLAHYKTNNNTYKHNCLSNVSFRLSPKPKLRFFSKGWQPSRNCSTVVKGQLDEVDGSSNVAATPPRELELPAQESKDRKTSNESCPAVLDTEESISEFIAQVASLVKLVDSRDIVELQLKQLDFEVIIRKKEALPQPPVPAPVPMMQAAPPPVAPAAPASSSAPSSPPATFPAPSSPNAKSAKTSLPPLKCPMAGTFYRSPAPGEPPLVKVGDKIQKGQVLCIIEAMKLMNEIEADQSGTVVEILVEDGKPVSVDTPLFVIQP from the exons ATGGCATCGTCTCTGGCAACAACCTCGGCGGCTGCAACCACCAGCACAAATTTGGCTCATTATAAAACCAATAACAATACTTACAAGCACAATTGTTTATCTAATGTCTCCTTTCGTCTCTCTCCCAAGCCTAAGCTCCGATTCTTCTCCAAG GGTTGGCAGCCTAGTCGGAACTGTTCCACTGTGGTGAAAGGTCAATTGGATGAG GTGGATGGATCATCCAATGTTGCAGCTACGCCCCCAAGAGAATTGGAGCTTCCAGCCCAGGAGTCCAAGGATCGAAAGACATCCAATGAGTCTTGTCCTGCAGTTTTGGACACAGAGGAATCAATATCTGAATTCATAGCTCAAGTTGCAAGTCTCGTAAA GCTTGTTGACTCGAGAGACATTGTTGAGCTGCAGCTGAAACAGCTTGACTTTGAAGTCATAATTCGTAAAAAGGAAGCCTTGCCTCAACCTCCGGTACCTGCTCCAGTGCCTATGATGCAAGCAGCCCCTCCTCCAGTTGCTCCAGCAGCTCCTGCCTCTTCGTCTGCCCCATCATCTCCTCCAGCAACTTTCCCTGCACCATCTTCACCTAATGCTAAGTCAGCCAAAACATCGCTGCCCCCTCTTAAATGTCCTATGGCAGGGACATTCTATCGAAGTCCGGCACCTGGTGAACCACCCCTTGTGAAG GTTGGGGACAAAATACAGAAGGGACAAGTCTTGTGTATCATTGAGGCCATGAAATTGATGAACGAGATAGAA gCTGATCAATCTGGAACCGTAGTTGAGATCCTCGTGGAGGATGGGAAACCTGTTAGTGTCGACACG CCACTGTTTGTCATCCAACCCTAG
- the LOC18769728 gene encoding glyoxylate/succinic semialdehyde reductase 1, translating to MEVGFLGLGIMGKAMSMNLLRHGFKVTVWNRTLSKCDELVEHGASVAETPAAVVKKCKYTIAMLSDPSAAFSVVFGKDGILEQICAGKGYVDMSTVDADTSTKINEAITAKGGYFLEAPVSGSKKPAEDGQLVILAAGEKALYEEVIPAFNVMGKKSFYLGQVGNGAKMKLVVNMIMGSMINAFSEGLVLAGRSGLDPSVLLDVLDLGGIANPMFRLKGPTMIQGSHSPAFPLKHQQKDMRLALALGDETATSMPVAAAANEAFKKARSMGLGDLDFSAVYETVKALEQPSQKT from the exons atggagGTCGGGTTTTTGGGGCTGGGAATAATGGGGAAAGCCATGTCCATGAATCTGCTTCGCCATGGCTTCAAGGTCACCGTTTGGAACAGGACCCTCTCTAAG TGTGACGAGCTCGTGGAGCATGGTGCTTCTGTTGCAGAAACCCCTGCAGCAGTGGTTAAGAAGTGCAAGTATACAATTGCAATGTTATCTGATCCTTCTGCTGCCTTTTCG GTGGTTTTTGGCAAAGATGGCATTCTTGAGCAGATTTGTGCCGGAAAAGGTTACGTCGACATGTCTACAGTTGATGCTGATACTTCTACAAAGATTAATGAG GCAATTACAGCAAAGGGTGGTTACTTCCTTGAAGCTCCTGTTTCAGGTAGCAAAAAGCCTGCCGAAGATGGTCAATTAGTTATCCTTGCAGCTGGGGAGAAG GCATTGTACGAGGAAGTGATTCCTGCTTTTAATGTCATGGGGAAGAAGTCTTTCTACCTGGGGCAGGTTGGAAATGGAGCAAAAATGAAACTTGTTGTCAATATGATAATGGGAAG CATGATCAATGCATTCTCTGAGGGACTTGTTCTCGCTGGAAGAAGTGGACTGGATCCTAGTGTTCTTCTTGATGTATTG GATCTGGGTGGAATTGCAAATCCAATGTTTAGATTGAAAGGACCCACTATGATTCAGGGCAGTCACTCTCCTGCATTTCCTTTAAAACATCAGCAGAAAGACATGAGATTAGCTCTTGCCCTTGGGGATGAAACTGCTACATCAATGCCAGTAGCTGCTGCAGCTAATGAG GCTTTCAAGAAGGCAAGAAGCATGGGGCTTGGGGACCTTGACTTTTCAGCTGTGTATGAGACCGTGAAGGCACTTGAACAACCCTCTCAAAAAACCTAA
- the LOC18769460 gene encoding biotin carboxyl carrier protein of acetyl-CoA carboxylase, chloroplastic isoform X1 — protein MASSLATTSAAATTSTNLAHYKTNNNTYKHNCLSNVSFRLSPKPKLRFFSKGWQPSRNCSTVVKGQLDEVRFFKWFSLEDHFSNFLSFLDMLLGSSVAFKVDGSSNVAATPPRELELPAQESKDRKTSNESCPAVLDTEESISEFIAQVASLVKLVDSRDIVELQLKQLDFEVIIRKKEALPQPPVPAPVPMMQAAPPPVAPAAPASSSAPSSPPATFPAPSSPNAKSAKTSLPPLKCPMAGTFYRSPAPGEPPLVKVGDKIQKGQVLCIIEAMKLMNEIEADQSGTVVEILVEDGKPVSVDTPLFVIQP, from the exons ATGGCATCGTCTCTGGCAACAACCTCGGCGGCTGCAACCACCAGCACAAATTTGGCTCATTATAAAACCAATAACAATACTTACAAGCACAATTGTTTATCTAATGTCTCCTTTCGTCTCTCTCCCAAGCCTAAGCTCCGATTCTTCTCCAAG GGTTGGCAGCCTAGTCGGAACTGTTCCACTGTGGTGAAAGGTCAATTGGATGAGGTAAGGTTCTTTAAATGGTTTTCGTTAGAGGAtcacttttcaaattttctttccttcctgGACATGCTCCTTGGATCATCTGTTGCCTTCAAGGTGGATGGATCATCCAATGTTGCAGCTACGCCCCCAAGAGAATTGGAGCTTCCAGCCCAGGAGTCCAAGGATCGAAAGACATCCAATGAGTCTTGTCCTGCAGTTTTGGACACAGAGGAATCAATATCTGAATTCATAGCTCAAGTTGCAAGTCTCGTAAA GCTTGTTGACTCGAGAGACATTGTTGAGCTGCAGCTGAAACAGCTTGACTTTGAAGTCATAATTCGTAAAAAGGAAGCCTTGCCTCAACCTCCGGTACCTGCTCCAGTGCCTATGATGCAAGCAGCCCCTCCTCCAGTTGCTCCAGCAGCTCCTGCCTCTTCGTCTGCCCCATCATCTCCTCCAGCAACTTTCCCTGCACCATCTTCACCTAATGCTAAGTCAGCCAAAACATCGCTGCCCCCTCTTAAATGTCCTATGGCAGGGACATTCTATCGAAGTCCGGCACCTGGTGAACCACCCCTTGTGAAG GTTGGGGACAAAATACAGAAGGGACAAGTCTTGTGTATCATTGAGGCCATGAAATTGATGAACGAGATAGAA gCTGATCAATCTGGAACCGTAGTTGAGATCCTCGTGGAGGATGGGAAACCTGTTAGTGTCGACACG CCACTGTTTGTCATCCAACCCTAG